The following coding sequences are from one Microbacterium wangchenii window:
- a CDS encoding DsbA family protein, translated as MPSDQTPQVPATRDRREAVREKAQQVHAKQSRVRLLRGVILGAVGLAVIGGAAAAVIWAFAEMGPRPQVQPANAHGDGFTVSSIPEVGEPLQTGVDGSTPTAETTPEEEAPSEGEATPTPGATDTRAVDIRVYVDYLSTGAREFQISNAEQLKKWVGQDAATLTYYPVAMLTSKSNGTKYSLRAAGAAACVATYSPDTFFTFNDQMLRKQPEIDSDGMSDEEIAELAQAAGASAPKVVRNCIEEGSFLSWARAATDRALESIPDSDGVALTGTPMVLVNGTPYIGAMDDPTEFAQFVLTVASDAYYRTPSPTPSPSESGTPTPTP; from the coding sequence ATGCCGAGCGATCAGACACCGCAGGTGCCTGCCACGCGTGACCGCCGTGAGGCGGTGCGCGAGAAGGCTCAGCAGGTGCACGCCAAGCAGTCGCGTGTGCGTCTGCTGCGTGGCGTGATCCTCGGTGCCGTCGGGCTCGCCGTCATCGGCGGCGCCGCCGCCGCCGTCATCTGGGCGTTCGCCGAGATGGGGCCGCGCCCGCAGGTGCAGCCGGCCAACGCGCACGGGGACGGATTCACGGTGTCTTCGATCCCCGAGGTGGGCGAGCCGTTGCAGACCGGTGTGGACGGCTCCACCCCGACCGCCGAGACGACGCCGGAGGAGGAGGCGCCGTCGGAGGGCGAGGCCACCCCCACCCCCGGCGCCACCGACACTCGGGCCGTCGACATCCGCGTGTACGTGGACTACCTCTCCACCGGCGCACGAGAGTTCCAGATCTCCAACGCCGAGCAGCTGAAGAAGTGGGTCGGTCAGGATGCAGCGACCCTGACGTACTATCCCGTGGCCATGCTGACGTCGAAGTCCAACGGCACGAAGTACTCCCTGCGTGCGGCGGGAGCGGCCGCGTGCGTGGCGACGTACTCGCCCGACACCTTCTTCACCTTCAACGACCAGATGTTGCGAAAGCAGCCCGAGATCGACTCCGACGGCATGAGCGACGAGGAGATCGCCGAGCTCGCCCAGGCCGCCGGTGCCTCGGCACCCAAGGTCGTGCGCAATTGCATCGAGGAGGGCTCGTTCCTCTCCTGGGCGCGTGCCGCCACCGACCGGGCGCTGGAGAGCATCCCCGACAGCGACGGTGTCGCTCTCACGGGAACCCCCATGGTGCTGGTGAACGGCACGCCCTACATCGGCGCGATGGACGATCCGACCGAGTTCGCCCAGTTCGTCCTCACCGTCGCCAGCGACGCGTACTACCGCACGCCTTCTCCCACGCCGTCGCCTTCCGAGTCCGGGACGCCCACCCCCACGCCGTGA
- a CDS encoding ABC transporter ATP-binding protein → MASVTFENATRLYPGGTRPAVDKLNLEVADGEFLVLVGPSGCGKSTSLRMLAGLEEVNSGRILIGDRDVTDVPPKDRDIAMVFQNYALYPHMTVAENMGFALKIAGVGKEERAARVLEAAKLLDLEEYLTRKPKALSGGQRQRVAMGRAIVRQPQVFLMDEPLSNLDAKLRVQTRTQIASLQRRLGVTTVYVTHDQTEALTMGDRIAVLKDGILQQVGTPRDLYEKPNNVFVAGFIGSPAMNLFSADLAEGGVRFGDEVVPLDRDTVGRANGSQVTVGVRPEDIVVGPADGRGLSVVVDLVEELGADGYLYGHTEINGKRADLVARVDGRNHPNAGETVTLAASAGHVHAFDVESGERLNDKPVVSA, encoded by the coding sequence ATGGCGTCTGTCACGTTCGAGAACGCAACCCGCCTGTACCCCGGGGGCACTCGTCCCGCCGTGGACAAGCTGAACCTCGAAGTCGCCGACGGCGAATTCCTGGTCCTCGTCGGCCCCTCCGGCTGTGGCAAGTCCACGTCGCTGCGCATGCTGGCCGGCCTGGAAGAGGTCAACTCCGGCCGCATCCTCATCGGCGACCGCGACGTCACCGACGTGCCGCCCAAGGACCGCGACATCGCGATGGTGTTCCAGAACTACGCGCTGTACCCGCACATGACCGTCGCCGAGAACATGGGCTTCGCCCTGAAGATCGCCGGCGTCGGCAAGGAAGAGCGCGCCGCCCGCGTCCTGGAGGCCGCCAAGCTCCTCGACCTCGAGGAGTACCTCACCCGCAAGCCGAAGGCCCTCTCGGGTGGTCAGCGTCAGCGCGTCGCGATGGGCCGCGCGATCGTCCGTCAGCCGCAGGTGTTCCTCATGGACGAGCCGCTGTCGAACCTCGACGCCAAGCTCCGCGTGCAGACGCGTACCCAGATCGCGTCGCTGCAGCGCCGCCTGGGCGTCACCACCGTCTACGTCACGCACGACCAGACCGAGGCCCTGACGATGGGAGACCGCATCGCGGTGCTCAAGGACGGCATCCTGCAGCAGGTCGGCACGCCCCGCGACCTGTACGAGAAGCCCAACAACGTCTTCGTCGCCGGCTTCATCGGGTCCCCCGCCATGAACCTCTTCTCGGCCGACCTCGCGGAGGGCGGCGTGCGCTTCGGCGACGAGGTCGTGCCGCTGGACCGCGACACCGTGGGCCGCGCCAACGGCAGCCAGGTCACCGTGGGCGTCCGCCCCGAGGACATCGTGGTCGGCCCCGCCGACGGCCGTGGCCTGTCCGTGGTCGTCGACCTCGTCGAGGAGCTCGGCGCGGACGGCTACCTCTACGGTCACACCGAGATCAACGGCAAGCGCGCCGACCTGGTCGCCCGTGTCGACGGCCGCAACCACCCCAACGCGGGTGAGACCGTCACACTGGCCGCCAGCGCCGGTCACGTGCACGCGTTCGACGTCGAGTCCGGCGAGCGCCTGAACGACAAGCCGGTCGTCTCCGCCTGA
- a CDS encoding DUF4032 domain-containing protein has protein sequence MSPSALSITASSVDPGLLSLPWATPLAEWPSSTIVYLPKGISRHLVRFANLSGRVVAIKETTEEMARREYDMLGNLHRLAAPCVERVAVIAGRTDAAGEPLPAALVTAHLRFSLPYRALFTQVLRPHTATRLVDALAVLLVRLHNVGFFWGDVSLSNTLFRRDAGAFAAYLVDAETGELHEGGLTPGQRAHDLDVARTNIAGEIMDLAAGGRLEGGIDAVQVADGLVSSYHSLWAALTDKESFAVDESWRLTERVQRLNALGFDIGEMSIQTTTDGTRVSIQPKVVDAGHHQRRLLRLTGLDVEENQARRLLNDLDEFRARVSRLGADEEMVAHEWLTRVFEPVVMAIPFDLRAKLEPAEVFHQVLEHRWYMSQTRGRSVPIAEVLTSYIDDVLRHRRDEATVMGPPTDTVSLPVITGALPVADDDEQGVDWRDLV, from the coding sequence GTGTCCCCCTCAGCCCTCAGTATCACCGCGAGCTCCGTCGACCCGGGTCTGCTGTCCCTGCCGTGGGCGACGCCTCTGGCGGAGTGGCCGAGCAGCACGATCGTCTACCTGCCCAAGGGGATCTCGCGCCACCTCGTGCGCTTCGCGAACCTCTCGGGGCGGGTGGTGGCCATCAAGGAGACCACCGAGGAGATGGCCCGGCGCGAGTACGACATGCTGGGCAACCTGCACCGCCTCGCCGCCCCGTGCGTGGAGCGCGTCGCCGTGATCGCCGGCCGGACGGATGCGGCGGGCGAGCCGCTGCCCGCGGCTCTGGTCACGGCGCACCTGCGCTTCTCCCTCCCCTACCGCGCCCTGTTCACGCAGGTGTTGCGCCCGCACACCGCCACCCGCCTGGTCGACGCCCTCGCGGTGCTGCTGGTGCGCCTGCACAACGTGGGGTTCTTCTGGGGCGACGTGTCGCTGTCGAACACGCTGTTCCGCCGCGACGCGGGCGCCTTCGCCGCGTACCTGGTGGATGCCGAGACCGGTGAACTGCATGAAGGCGGGCTCACGCCCGGGCAGCGTGCGCACGACCTGGACGTGGCGCGCACGAACATCGCCGGCGAGATCATGGACCTCGCCGCCGGCGGCCGGCTGGAGGGCGGCATCGACGCCGTCCAGGTCGCCGACGGGCTCGTGTCGTCGTACCACTCGCTGTGGGCGGCACTCACCGACAAGGAGAGCTTCGCCGTCGACGAGTCGTGGCGGCTCACCGAGCGCGTCCAGCGCCTGAACGCCCTCGGTTTCGACATCGGCGAGATGTCGATCCAGACCACGACCGACGGAACACGGGTGTCGATCCAGCCCAAGGTCGTCGACGCGGGGCACCACCAGCGCCGGCTGCTGCGGCTGACCGGCCTCGACGTCGAGGAGAACCAGGCGCGGCGACTGCTCAACGACCTGGACGAGTTCCGCGCCCGGGTGAGCCGGTTGGGCGCGGACGAGGAGATGGTCGCCCACGAATGGCTCACGCGCGTGTTCGAGCCGGTCGTGATGGCGATCCCGTTCGACCTGCGAGCGAAGCTCGAGCCCGCGGAGGTGTTCCATCAGGTGCTCGAGCACCGGTGGTACATGTCGCAGACGCGCGGGCGATCCGTCCCGATCGCCGAAGTGCTCACGTCCTACATCGACGACGTCCTGCGCCACCGCCGGGACGAGGCCACCGTGATGGGCCCGCCCACCGACACCGTGTCACTGCCGGTCATCACCGGCGCTCTGCCCGTCGCCGACGACGACGAGCAGGGCGTGGACTGGCGCGACCTCGTGTAG
- a CDS encoding NAD(P)-dependent oxidoreductase, translating into MTRIAVIGGTGYAGRHIVAEAVSRGHTVVSIARSVPSERVEGASYIEGNILDVPELVHQLEGVEVVVAAVPARGDMLGKVRPALEELFAALPENVRVGVIGGAGGSLVAPGGPRLVDTEGFTEDYKPEALEAIGVLEDLQSGTGGRDWFYVHPAGGFGMWAPGERTGSYRDGGDVLVTDADGESFISGADLAVAVLDEIESPKHSRERFTVGY; encoded by the coding sequence GTGACCCGTATCGCTGTCATCGGAGGAACCGGCTACGCCGGACGTCACATCGTGGCCGAGGCGGTGAGCCGCGGGCACACCGTCGTCTCGATCGCCCGCTCGGTGCCGTCCGAGCGCGTGGAGGGCGCGAGCTACATCGAGGGCAACATCCTCGACGTGCCGGAACTGGTTCACCAGCTCGAGGGCGTGGAGGTCGTCGTCGCGGCGGTGCCGGCACGCGGCGACATGCTCGGCAAGGTGCGCCCCGCCCTGGAGGAGCTGTTCGCGGCTCTCCCGGAGAACGTGCGCGTCGGCGTCATCGGCGGCGCGGGCGGGAGCCTCGTCGCTCCCGGCGGGCCGCGCCTGGTCGACACCGAGGGCTTCACCGAGGACTACAAGCCGGAGGCGCTCGAGGCGATCGGCGTGCTCGAAGACCTGCAGTCGGGAACGGGTGGACGGGACTGGTTCTACGTGCACCCCGCGGGCGGCTTCGGCATGTGGGCGCCGGGGGAGCGGACCGGCTCCTACCGCGACGGCGGCGACGTGCTCGTGACGGACGCGGACGGCGAATCGTTCATCTCCGGCGCCGACCTCGCCGTGGCCGTCCTCGACGAGATCGAATCGCCGAAACACTCCCGCGAACGGTTCACCGTGGGGTATTGA